AAATCTATTTTGCCCAGTTGAGCCAGCAGCTTCGTGCGCGATTCCAGGCCAAGTTCATTCCAGAACCTGAAAACATGCCCCTGGCCGGCGTCGTAAACAGCGTCAATTATTTTTTGTTCGTCGATATTGTTTAAAACAATTCGCATCAGGTGCAATTCCTTTTAAAACCCGCATCACTTATTTTAGCGTTATCGGCGTTTGTAGACAGTTTATTCAGTTTGTAAGTCGAATTCAGGATGCAATTGAATTGGCTTCAAGGGTTGGTCTCAGTTCCGGCAGGCGTTTCCTTATTGGTGTTTTCTTCTTGTGGTTCAGGACCTGGCGAGGCTTTAGCTGCTTTCTTTTTACCCTTTTGATAGGCCATGTGGGTGAGCCAACCCATAACCCAGCCCAAAAAGACCGAGGATAAAACCAGAATCAATTTTGGCATCTCAAGCGGTTCCCAGAAAAGGACTTTAAACTCAACATCACCCATATTTTGAAATAAAATAATCGCAAACAAAACACCAACTACAATTATGACAATTGTTTTAGGTTTCATGAGAGTCCTTTCCTCCTTGAAATACAGGTTTGAACACAATAAGCGAAAATTAGCCTAACGCTCAGGAATTTAAAACACACTTACCTGCAAATTAAGAAATTTGTATATGAAATGTCAATCACTTTTTGGGGGGTGTCAGGCTTGATTCAGAGAAATAGTTTTTAATTCGGAGAGGGAACTGCCGATTTCAAGCTGGAAAGTGTAGTCGCCTTTGCGAAGCTCTTCATTTTCGTTGTCTCTGCCGTCCCATTCCACAGAAA
The candidate division KSB1 bacterium genome window above contains:
- a CDS encoding DUF1049 domain-containing protein, translated to MKPKTIVIIVVGVLFAIILFQNMGDVEFKVLFWEPLEMPKLILVLSSVFLGWVMGWLTHMAYQKGKKKAAKASPGPEPQEENTNKETPAGTETNP